Within the Leptospira johnsonii genome, the region CTTTTCGGAATCCAATTGGAATAGCACGTCCGAAAGATGGAATTCGCCTAGTTTTGCTTCGAGTGCGGACTGAGCCTCTTGGAAAATTCCGGTCAAAGTAGTTTGTATCTTTTTACCCACAGGGCATTTCGGGTTCGGCTTGTCATGGATCGAGAATAGAGGAGCCTCCGTTTCCACAGCCTTGTAGATCTGTAAAAGTTGGATCTCCTCGGGAGATTTGGCGAGTTTTGCACCTGCAACTCCTTGTTTGGAAACCACGAGTCCTGCTTTTTTTAATTTTCCCAGGATGTTCCGGACTACAACAGGATTGGTCCCGATACTATCTGCCATAATTTGAGAGGAACTGGCTTCTTCTCCATCCCGGTCGACCAAGGAAAGAATATGAATGGCTATGGAATACCTGCTCGGAATCGACATCTTTCCCCCTGTAGTTGATGCTGGGCGATCTTTCGAATTCGCCAATCATATTTTCTGACGACCGAAATATCTAGGAACTCTCCTGTTAGGGAATAAAAAACGATTTGGAGCCTATTTTTTCGTTTTCCCCTGGTTTAAGAAATATATTTCTGATTTCTGCAATTTCTCGGAGGCATCCTATGTTCGCTAAGTATTCGACTCTATTACTAGGGGCATTGTTCTTTTTTCACTGCGGTAAAAAATTGCCAGTTTCCATGATCACAGCCACTTCCATGGATAGCGGGCTCCCGTTCGAGATCCTGGACGGAAAAAAATGGAGACCGGAA harbors:
- a CDS encoding Rrf2 family transcriptional regulator, encoding MSIPSRYSIAIHILSLVDRDGEEASSSQIMADSIGTNPVVVRNILGKLKKAGLVVSKQGVAGAKLAKSPEEIQLLQIYKAVETEAPLFSIHDKPNPKCPVGKKIQTTLTGIFQEAQSALEAKLGEFHLSDVLFQLDSEKKKRA